From one Triticum aestivum cultivar Chinese Spring chromosome 4B, IWGSC CS RefSeq v2.1, whole genome shotgun sequence genomic stretch:
- the LOC123095072 gene encoding trypsin/alpha-amylase inhibitor CMX1/CMX3-like yields the protein MAFKHQLILSTAILLAVLAAASASFRDRCVPGREIPYESLNACREYAVRQTCGYYLSAERLKRQCCDELSKVPELCRCEVLHILMDGRVTKEGVVKGSLLKDMSGCKKLTREFIAGIVGREECNLETVFGRYHYCPTQYPEVVV from the coding sequence ATGGCGTTCAAGCACCAGCTCATCCTCTCGACCGCCATCCTGCTCGCCGTACTTGCCGCGGCGTCGGCCAGCTTCAGGGACCGATGCGTCCCAGGGCGGGAGATCCCATACGAGTCGCTTAACGCCTGCCGCGAGTACGCGGTCAGACAAACATGCGGCTACTACCTCTCCGCCGAGAGGCTGAAgaggcagtgctgcgacgaactgtCCAAGGTCCCGGAGTTGTGCCGGTGCGAGGTGCTGCACATCCTCATGGATGGGAGAGTGACTAAGGAGGGTGTGGTTAAGGGCAGCCTCCTCAAGGACATGTCCGGATGCAAAAAGTTGACGAGGGAGTTCATCGCGGGCATCGTCGGGCGGGAGGAGTGCAACTTAGAGACTGTCTTCGGGCGGTACCATTATTGCCCGACCCAATATCCTGAAGTGGTCGTGTAA
- the LOC123092997 gene encoding plant intracellular Ras-group-related LRR protein 7 isoform X2 → MGCCSSRSSDSPATRVTRWRSTGIVALRDAKLKVVPHEVLQVGNSLRTLDLTNNKIVEVPQEVGTIVNMQRLVLAVGSLSNLQQLTVSQNSLLCLPKSVGDLCNMLLLNVSDNKLNALPESIGGCKSLEELQANGNTIEDVPSSICNLACLKSVSLNGNKIRQLPPNLLKDCKALQNLSLHSNPISMDQFQQMDGFGEFEARRRKKFDKQIDSNVMMGSTALDEGIDLR, encoded by the exons atgggcTGCTGCAGCAGCCGGAGCTCGGACTCGCCGGCCACCCGCGTCACGCGCTGGCGCTCCACCGGGATCGTCGCCCTCCGGGACGCCAAACTGAAG GTGGTACCACATGAAGTTCTGCAAGTGGGAAATTCCCTTAGAACTCTGGATTTGACAAATAACAAGATAG TTGAGGTTCCCCAGGAAGTTGGTACCATTGTGAATATGCAAAGGCTG GTTTTGGCTG TGGGTTCTCTATCAAATCTTCAGCAGCTTACAGTTTCTCAGAATTCTTTGCTGTGCCTACCTAAAAGTGTTGGAGATTTGTGCAAT ATGCTGCTACTCAATGTATCTGATAACAAACTAAATGCCCTTCCCGAATCAATAGGAGGCTGCAAGTCCCTGGAAGAATTGCAGGCTAATG GAAATACAATCGAAGATGTGCCCTCATCAATTTGCAACCTTGCTTGCCTCAAATCTGTATCATTGAATGGAAACAAAATTCGTCAG CTTCCCCCAAACTTGCTGAAGGATTGCAAGGCTCTTCAGAACTTGTCACTGCACAGCAACCCAATCTCGATGGACCAGTTTCAGCAA ATGGATGGATTCGGGGAGTTTGAAGCACGCAGAAGGAAGAAGTTTGACAAGCAGATTGATTCAAATGTGATGATGGGCTCCACAGCCCTGGATGAAGGCATTGATTTACGCTAG
- the LOC123092996 gene encoding tyrosine-specific transport protein 2, whose product MFLCCRRHLTFSPLTAVPSPSGHRPLKPRTLRAPILASKNPPPRPWPLPRRQWRWRCSNTDAAQPPPVVEASVSGDGEKKSFWAAVSLIIGTAVGPGMLALPSATIRSGTVPSTVAILLSWAYVVSSIVLVAELSFAAMESGGVDEVSFTGLASSTLGATFGGVVAVVYAALSFSLMVACVAGIGSLVSQLFPAVNPVLANALFPCFAGVLIAFFPFKAVDGVNRVLCGLMLVSITSLVVTGVSVGRSSMLNSLGYACWSPGAILPAIPVTVLTLGFHVITPFICKIVGDSVYDARRAILIGGAVPLVMVLSWNAVILGLAGATGSARFDDPIKLLLSVNPAALAPVRGFAFAALATSLIGYAVSFPKQLEDTLQLIVNRFSPKQGSVELSNAGGGHGRNEVVLTLAVLIIPIFIVSFFSTAFAKALDFAGIYANCFLFGILPPAMAWIHRSRKKRSPGSCEDILPGGNAALLVLFIVAVILAFRH is encoded by the exons ATGTTcctctgctgccgccgccaccTCACCTTCTCACCGCTCACCGCCGTGCCCTCTCCCAGTGGACACCGCCCTCTCAAGCCAAGAACGCTCAGAGCCCCAATCCTAGCATCCAAGAACCCCCCACCACGGCCATGGCCACTGCCAAGGCGGCAATGGCGGTGGCGGTGCAGCAACACCGATGCCGCCCAACCGCCACCCGTCGTCGAGGCCAGTGTGTCCGGCGACGGCGAGAAGAAGAGCTTCTGGGCGGCGGTGAGCCTCATCATCGGCACGGCGGTCGGGCCAGGCATGCTGGCGCTGCCGTCGGCCACCATCCGCTCCGGTACGGTCCCCTCCACCGTGGCCATCCTGCTCTCCTGGGCCTACGTCGTGTCTTCCATCGTCCTCGTCGCCGAGCTCAGCTTCGCGGCCATGGAGAGTGGGGGCGTGGACGAGGTCAGCTTCACAGGACTTGCGTCGAGCACCTTGGGGGCAACCTTTGGCGGTGTCGTTGCCGTCGTCTACGCTGCGCTGAGCTTCTCCCTGATGGTCGCCTGCGTAGCCGGCATCGGCTCGCTGGTCTCCCAGCTCTTCCCCGCGGTGAATCCGGTCTTGGCGAACGCGCTCTTCCCGTGCTTCGCCGGGGTGCTCATCGCGTTCTTCCCGTTCAAGGCTGTCGATGGCGTCAACCGCGTCCTGTGCGGCCTGATGCTCGTCTCGATCACGTCGCTTGTGGTGACAGGCGTCTCCGTCGGCCGGAGCAGCATGCTGAATTCGCTTGGCTACGCGTGCTGGAGCCCTGGTGCCATCTTGCCGGCCATTCCGGTCACCGTGCTCACGCTTGGGTTCCACGTGATCACGCCATTCATCTGCAAGATTGTAGGTGACTCGGTGTATGATGCACGCAGGGCAATTCTCATTGGGGGTGCTGTACCATTGGTCATGGTTTTGTCATGGAATGCTGTCATTCTAGGATTGGCAGGTGCGACCGGCAGTGCAAGGTTCGATGACCCTATTAAGCTTCTTCTCTCGGTGAATCCAGCAGCATTGGCTCCTGTTCGAGGCTTTGCGTTTGCTGCATTGGCGACGAGCTTGATAGGATATGCAGTCAGCTTCCCGAAGCAGTTGGAAGACACTTTGCAGTTGATTGTTAACAGATTTTCTCCGAAGCAAGGAAGTGTGGAGTTGTCCAATGCTGGTGGTGGTCATGGCAGGAACGAGGTGGTTCTTACGTTGGCAGTGCTGATCATTCCCATATTTATTGTATCATTCTTCTCAACAGCGTTTGCCAAGGCATTAGATTTTGCCGGGATTTATGCAAACTGCTTCTTGTTTGGGATCCTGCCTCCTGCAATGGCCTGGATTCATCGGTCACGGAAGAAGAG GTCACCTGGTTCATGTGAAGATATTTTGCCTGGTGGGAATGCTGCTCTCTTGGTACTTTTCATCGTTGCGGTTATCCTAGCATTCCGGCATTAA
- the LOC123092997 gene encoding plant intracellular Ras-group-related LRR protein 7 isoform X1 → MGCCSSRSSDSPATRVTRWRSTGIVALRDAKLKVVPHEVLQVGNSLRTLDLTNNKIVEVPQEVGTIVNMQRLVLAGNLIENIPANIGYLRNLKILTLDRNRITVLPEELGSLSNLQQLTVSQNSLLCLPKSVGDLCNMLLLNVSDNKLNALPESIGGCKSLEELQANGNTIEDVPSSICNLACLKSVSLNGNKIRQLPPNLLKDCKALQNLSLHSNPISMDQFQQMDGFGEFEARRRKKFDKQIDSNVMMGSTALDEGIDLR, encoded by the exons atgggcTGCTGCAGCAGCCGGAGCTCGGACTCGCCGGCCACCCGCGTCACGCGCTGGCGCTCCACCGGGATCGTCGCCCTCCGGGACGCCAAACTGAAG GTGGTACCACATGAAGTTCTGCAAGTGGGAAATTCCCTTAGAACTCTGGATTTGACAAATAACAAGATAG TTGAGGTTCCCCAGGAAGTTGGTACCATTGTGAATATGCAAAGGCTG GTTTTGGCTGGTAATTTGATTGAAAACATTCCAGCTAATATTGGATACCTGCGGAACCTTAAAATCCTCACGCTTGACAGAAATAGGATCACTGTCTTGCCTGAAGAAT TGGGTTCTCTATCAAATCTTCAGCAGCTTACAGTTTCTCAGAATTCTTTGCTGTGCCTACCTAAAAGTGTTGGAGATTTGTGCAAT ATGCTGCTACTCAATGTATCTGATAACAAACTAAATGCCCTTCCCGAATCAATAGGAGGCTGCAAGTCCCTGGAAGAATTGCAGGCTAATG GAAATACAATCGAAGATGTGCCCTCATCAATTTGCAACCTTGCTTGCCTCAAATCTGTATCATTGAATGGAAACAAAATTCGTCAG CTTCCCCCAAACTTGCTGAAGGATTGCAAGGCTCTTCAGAACTTGTCACTGCACAGCAACCCAATCTCGATGGACCAGTTTCAGCAA ATGGATGGATTCGGGGAGTTTGAAGCACGCAGAAGGAAGAAGTTTGACAAGCAGATTGATTCAAATGTGATGATGGGCTCCACAGCCCTGGATGAAGGCATTGATTTACGCTAG